From Novipirellula galeiformis, the proteins below share one genomic window:
- a CDS encoding glycosyltransferase family 2 protein, whose translation MLNIVIPMAGRGSRFQQAGYDIPKPLIPVHGVPMIQTVIENVRPQREHRFIFICQAQHLESYELEKTLKQSSPDCEIVSVEGVTQGAACTVLLAKEWIDNEQPLMIANCDQWIDYSIDDYLSMGDADGVEGLVMTMKDDSPKWSYVQRDAQGEMQCIVEKEVVSDEATVGIYNFARGNAFVAAAFEMIEANERSKNEFYVAPVYSRLIRNGAKIATDNVGDAGNVMYGLGTPEDLERFLTLGFASRIQSSNRKLRTPA comes from the coding sequence ATGCTTAACATCGTCATTCCCATGGCCGGACGTGGTTCACGATTCCAACAAGCTGGCTACGACATCCCTAAACCGTTGATCCCCGTCCATGGGGTACCGATGATCCAAACGGTGATCGAAAATGTTCGTCCCCAACGAGAGCATCGATTCATTTTTATCTGCCAAGCCCAACATCTGGAATCTTACGAGCTTGAGAAGACGCTGAAGCAATCCTCCCCTGACTGTGAAATTGTCTCCGTCGAGGGAGTCACCCAGGGAGCCGCCTGCACCGTATTGTTGGCGAAAGAATGGATTGACAACGAACAACCGCTGATGATCGCCAATTGCGATCAGTGGATTGACTATTCGATCGATGACTATCTATCGATGGGCGATGCCGATGGCGTTGAGGGCTTGGTCATGACGATGAAAGACGATTCGCCCAAATGGTCGTATGTCCAACGCGATGCCCAAGGAGAGATGCAATGCATTGTGGAGAAGGAAGTCGTTTCCGACGAAGCGACCGTGGGAATCTACAACTTTGCCCGAGGCAACGCATTTGTGGCAGCGGCATTTGAGATGATCGAGGCGAACGAACGATCGAAGAATGAATTTTATGTCGCTCCGGTCTACTCACGATTGATTCGCAACGGAGCTAAGATCGCGACGGACAATGTCGGCGACGCAGGAAACGTGATGTACGGACTGGGCACCCCCGAAGACTTGGAGCGTTTCTTAACGCTTGGTTTTGCCAGCCGCATCCAGAGTTCGAATCGAAAACTACGGACTCCCGCTTAA
- a CDS encoding WavE lipopolysaccharide synthesis family protein, with amino-acid sequence MWKWNFLCWLINFLTRKPRKRRHHFERLSKRVSVELDQYDEAWKVATQYSKTCPPVPFESHTTSNMAIVVQGPVVCRDNLTLETLKLYRGLFANQPIILSTWEDASPDCLSTAEQMGIHIVTGPPPEHFGPANLNMQIVSTRRGIEKAEQLGAKYTLKTRTDTRLHSPHLGDFLTGLLKSFPIRSNDMQQERIAVLDHATRLYIPYHPSDILMFGRTEDLLRYWSAPLCIDNQVVLAPQNFGELIQEPSSEVWVSEVWLCRHFLEQLGVTLDGTLEQWWQLLADRFITLDRSSLGFFWPKYNYHENHALSENDEYRNLATCSFRHWISIAQMQMRPSVTIEDLEHEKINAILAKAPAAKMSQVS; translated from the coding sequence ATGTGGAAGTGGAATTTTCTATGTTGGCTCATCAATTTCCTGACGCGAAAGCCAAGGAAGCGACGTCATCATTTCGAGCGATTAAGCAAGCGAGTGAGTGTCGAGCTCGATCAGTATGACGAGGCTTGGAAGGTAGCCACGCAATATTCTAAAACGTGCCCGCCGGTGCCGTTTGAATCTCACACCACCAGCAACATGGCCATCGTCGTTCAAGGCCCCGTGGTCTGCCGCGACAACCTAACCCTCGAGACGCTAAAACTCTATCGCGGGCTGTTCGCAAACCAACCCATTATCCTGTCTACCTGGGAAGACGCATCGCCAGACTGCCTTTCCACTGCCGAGCAAATGGGCATTCATATCGTCACGGGCCCTCCGCCGGAGCACTTCGGCCCCGCGAATTTGAACATGCAAATCGTGTCCACGCGACGCGGAATCGAAAAAGCTGAGCAGCTCGGGGCGAAGTACACGTTGAAAACGCGAACCGACACGCGTTTACACTCACCCCACCTCGGCGATTTTCTAACGGGGCTACTAAAGTCGTTCCCAATCCGCAGTAACGACATGCAGCAAGAACGGATTGCGGTACTCGACCACGCCACCCGTCTCTACATCCCCTATCACCCTTCGGACATCCTGATGTTCGGTCGCACGGAAGACTTGCTGCGTTATTGGTCCGCCCCCCTGTGTATTGACAATCAGGTTGTGCTGGCACCTCAGAACTTTGGGGAACTGATCCAAGAACCAAGCTCCGAGGTCTGGGTTTCGGAAGTTTGGCTTTGCCGTCACTTTCTCGAGCAACTTGGCGTCACGCTTGACGGAACGCTCGAACAATGGTGGCAATTGTTGGCCGATCGTTTCATCACCCTCGACCGTTCGTCGCTTGGCTTCTTTTGGCCCAAGTACAACTATCACGAAAATCACGCGCTCAGCGAGAATGACGAGTATCGAAATCTAGCGACATGCAGCTTCCGCCACTGGATCAGCATCGCTCAAATGCAAATGCGGCCCTCGGTGACAATCGAGGATTTAGAACACGAGAAGATCAACGCGATCCTGGCCAAAGCTCCCGCGGCAAAAATGTCGCAAGTCAGCTAA
- a CDS encoding tetratricopeptide repeat protein — protein sequence MTGQTYPVAPPFCFANRRVAFAPLAAIALFCCSGCQWAASGKNAMGARLYEQGQYTAALQQFQQVIETDPQNADGYYNLAATTHRLGNQRGETELIQQAESLYNQCLDYDPNHVDCHRGLGVLLVDTGRADRAFALLKNWAARNPSFAEPRIELARLYEEYGEPQTALKYLEDSVQLDANNARAWLALGRLREQSGDLRQALQNYQRSLALNNTQTAAAERIASLSQHLNAAPAQNLQNGGTQIASPVGYDSGFIRR from the coding sequence ATGACTGGACAAACGTATCCTGTCGCTCCTCCGTTTTGTTTCGCCAATCGTCGGGTAGCGTTCGCGCCGCTTGCCGCAATCGCCCTGTTTTGCTGCTCGGGTTGCCAATGGGCCGCCAGTGGCAAGAACGCGATGGGGGCTCGGCTCTACGAGCAGGGCCAGTACACCGCCGCGCTACAGCAGTTCCAGCAGGTGATCGAAACCGACCCTCAAAACGCGGACGGTTACTACAACTTGGCTGCCACCACTCACCGCTTGGGGAATCAGCGTGGCGAGACTGAATTGATCCAACAGGCGGAGTCGCTTTACAACCAATGCCTGGATTACGACCCTAATCATGTCGATTGCCATCGCGGACTTGGCGTGTTGTTGGTCGACACCGGCCGTGCTGATCGCGCGTTCGCGCTATTGAAGAATTGGGCCGCTCGAAACCCATCGTTTGCCGAACCGCGGATCGAATTGGCTCGCTTGTATGAAGAGTATGGTGAGCCGCAAACGGCGCTGAAGTACCTTGAGGATTCCGTCCAATTGGATGCAAATAACGCTCGGGCTTGGTTGGCACTGGGACGATTGCGTGAACAATCCGGTGACCTGCGTCAAGCGCTCCAGAACTACCAACGCAGTTTGGCCTTGAACAATACGCAAACGGCCGCCGCAGAGCGCATCGCTTCGCTGAGCCAACATCTCAACGCGGCTCCGGCTCAGAATCTACAGAACGGGGGAACTCAAATTGCTTCCCCCGTGGGCTACGACAGCGGGTTTATCCGCCGCTAG
- a CDS encoding glycine--tRNA ligase produces MDKIVSLCKRRGYLFQSSEIYGGIQGFWDYGPLGVELKRNLKDAWWHDMIGGHNELIQPQTAPSTFEMVGLDSTIIMHPQVWKCSGHYDLFHDHMVDCRESKKRYRFDQIRGRWVEYQDKKVFVTTLAEAEQELDEVRRRGMKFFKLRNKDADKIAVGNESLTLDKLDSTVDVLAPDAKSLDTLTEPREFNLMFKTTLGALGGADDTTFLRPETAQGIFVNFKNVLDSSRISLPFGIGQVGKSFRNEITPRNFTFRSREFEQMEIEFFCHPDQSQEWYRYWRDRRLEWYKSLGLSDESLIMREHHQEELAHYSVGTADIEYAFPFLPEGEYGELEGIAHRGDFDLRSHMEGKLDPSTRPMQVELGEDGKPKYRGSGRDLTYRDEATNEKFVPHVVEPSAGADRAVLAFLCEAFTEDEAPDENGKLQSRTVMKLHPRLAPIKAAVFPLVKKDGMPEVAHEIYGELKRHMNVFYDEKGAVGRRYRRQDEAGTPYCITVDTETLTDKTVTIRDRDTLEQSRVKIDDVVAELQSRINA; encoded by the coding sequence ATGGACAAAATCGTTTCGCTGTGCAAGCGACGTGGCTACCTGTTTCAATCCAGCGAAATTTATGGTGGTATCCAAGGATTTTGGGATTACGGTCCGCTTGGCGTCGAGCTCAAGCGAAATTTGAAAGACGCTTGGTGGCACGACATGATCGGCGGCCACAACGAGTTGATCCAACCGCAGACGGCGCCCTCGACCTTCGAGATGGTGGGGCTCGATAGCACGATCATCATGCATCCCCAAGTATGGAAGTGTAGCGGTCACTATGACCTGTTTCACGACCATATGGTCGATTGTCGCGAGTCAAAGAAACGCTATCGCTTTGATCAAATTCGCGGTCGTTGGGTCGAGTACCAGGACAAAAAGGTGTTTGTGACCACGTTGGCCGAAGCCGAGCAAGAGCTTGATGAGGTCCGTCGCCGAGGCATGAAGTTCTTCAAGCTGCGCAACAAGGACGCGGACAAGATCGCTGTTGGCAATGAATCGCTCACGCTCGACAAGCTCGATTCGACCGTTGACGTTCTCGCGCCCGATGCCAAGAGCTTGGATACATTAACGGAGCCGCGCGAGTTCAATTTGATGTTCAAGACGACGCTCGGAGCCCTCGGCGGGGCGGACGACACCACCTTCCTTCGTCCCGAAACCGCCCAGGGGATTTTTGTCAATTTCAAGAACGTGCTCGACAGCAGCCGCATCAGCCTTCCCTTTGGGATCGGTCAAGTCGGCAAGAGTTTTCGCAACGAGATTACGCCGCGCAACTTTACCTTCCGCTCGCGAGAATTCGAGCAGATGGAGATTGAGTTCTTTTGTCACCCCGACCAGTCTCAAGAGTGGTACCGTTATTGGCGTGATCGCCGCTTAGAGTGGTACAAGAGTTTGGGACTTTCGGATGAATCGCTGATCATGCGCGAGCATCATCAAGAGGAGTTGGCGCATTACAGCGTGGGCACGGCGGATATCGAATACGCGTTTCCGTTCTTGCCCGAAGGCGAATACGGGGAATTGGAAGGGATCGCCCATCGAGGCGACTTTGATTTACGCAGCCACATGGAGGGCAAACTCGATCCCTCGACGCGTCCGATGCAAGTCGAGTTGGGCGAAGATGGCAAACCCAAGTACCGCGGCAGCGGTCGCGACCTGACCTATCGTGATGAAGCGACCAACGAAAAGTTTGTGCCGCATGTGGTCGAGCCTTCTGCAGGAGCGGATCGTGCCGTGTTGGCCTTCCTCTGCGAGGCTTTCACCGAAGACGAAGCTCCCGACGAGAACGGCAAACTGCAAAGCCGTACGGTGATGAAATTGCACCCTCGTTTGGCTCCGATCAAAGCTGCCGTTTTTCCGTTGGTCAAAAAGGATGGCATGCCCGAGGTGGCTCACGAGATTTACGGCGAACTGAAACGGCACATGAACGTCTTCTACGATGAAAAGGGCGCGGTCGGACGACGTTATCGTCGTCAAGACGAAGCGGGCACGCCGTACTGTATCACCGTGGATACCGAAACGTTGACCGACAAAACGGTGACGATTCGTGATCGTGACACGTTGGAACAAAGCCGCGTCAAAATCGACGACGTGGTCGCCGAGTTGCAATCGCGTATCAACGCCTAG
- a CDS encoding ABC transporter ATP-binding protein, with translation MKNFQRSLRDAFRFWPLLVLATLCSVGTGALWGINIGALFPVIEVTIAGEPLQDWIDREIDSAHSRISDVQLQVAEIKAKSTPLERRDALQLEMLQTQLMTEKASLASSQKLKPWVDDYLPTSPFQTVVLVMVMLLIGTVLKHIFQLINTYTVALVAARIGRQIRQKIFAKALMMDQAGFAGYGNSGFVAHITHTTDMLTNGIVSVYGGAIREPLKLLSCLIGASLICWRLMLLSLIIVPVVALLIWVLSRALKKICHSLLEKSMGLHHVMLESLGNIRTVQAYTSEPHEQKRFDKATLDMQRFSVRIVFLNALNRPVTEVLALGMMGTAIIAGSYLVMNQATMIWGIPITERPLSVASMLVFFGLLVGATDPVRKMAQIIDGINTGVVAADMLYPMLDRQCLITDPADPVDIPKPHSAIELKGVTFAYDGVHNVLNNISLTIPFQSKVAIVGPNGAGKSSLISLLCRFYDPQQGSVCLDDVDVRSLRLHDLRRSIALVTQTTELFNETIAYNIAYGSENATQEEIVEAAKLAHADHFITTELPDQYDTRIGHNGLRLSGGQRQRIALARALLRKPEILILDEATSQVDAKSEQLIYQTLQESCQNCTVIFITHRSTMLDMADILLNFEHGTMRIDRNLTHNRYAA, from the coding sequence ATGAAGAATTTCCAACGTTCTCTACGCGACGCGTTTCGCTTCTGGCCATTGCTTGTTCTAGCAACCCTGTGTTCCGTTGGAACCGGCGCGCTGTGGGGCATCAACATTGGCGCATTATTTCCCGTCATTGAGGTCACCATCGCGGGCGAGCCACTGCAGGATTGGATCGACCGAGAAATCGATTCAGCGCATAGCCGAATTTCGGACGTTCAGCTACAAGTCGCGGAGATTAAAGCCAAGTCAACACCGCTGGAGCGTCGCGATGCACTTCAACTTGAGATGTTACAAACGCAGTTGATGACGGAAAAGGCATCGCTTGCTTCATCCCAGAAACTGAAACCCTGGGTTGACGACTATCTTCCCACAAGCCCATTCCAGACGGTGGTTCTGGTGATGGTGATGTTATTGATTGGCACCGTGCTGAAACACATTTTCCAGCTCATCAACACTTACACCGTCGCTCTGGTGGCGGCGAGAATTGGACGACAAATTCGCCAAAAAATCTTTGCCAAAGCGTTGATGATGGACCAAGCCGGATTTGCAGGTTATGGCAACAGCGGGTTCGTTGCCCACATCACTCACACCACCGACATGTTGACCAACGGCATCGTCAGCGTTTATGGAGGCGCCATTCGCGAACCCTTGAAATTGCTCTCGTGCTTGATCGGGGCAAGTCTGATTTGTTGGCGACTGATGCTACTGAGCTTGATTATTGTGCCGGTCGTGGCGTTGCTGATTTGGGTGCTCAGCCGGGCCCTCAAAAAGATTTGCCACAGCTTGCTGGAAAAATCGATGGGGCTACACCACGTGATGCTCGAGTCCCTTGGCAACATCCGCACCGTGCAAGCGTATACGAGTGAACCCCACGAGCAGAAACGCTTTGACAAAGCGACCCTGGATATGCAGCGTTTTTCGGTCCGCATCGTGTTCCTAAACGCATTAAATCGTCCGGTCACCGAAGTCCTCGCGTTGGGCATGATGGGCACCGCGATCATCGCGGGATCTTACCTTGTCATGAATCAAGCGACGATGATTTGGGGCATTCCGATAACCGAACGCCCGCTCAGCGTGGCGTCCATGTTGGTCTTCTTCGGATTGCTGGTCGGGGCGACCGATCCGGTTCGCAAGATGGCTCAAATCATTGACGGCATCAACACGGGCGTGGTCGCTGCGGACATGCTCTACCCGATGCTTGACCGCCAATGCTTGATCACCGACCCCGCCGATCCGGTAGACATTCCGAAACCTCACTCGGCGATCGAATTGAAGGGAGTCACGTTTGCTTACGATGGGGTCCACAATGTCCTCAACAACATTTCATTGACCATCCCGTTTCAATCCAAGGTGGCAATCGTCGGCCCTAACGGCGCCGGCAAGTCGTCGCTGATCAGTCTGTTGTGCCGGTTCTATGACCCCCAGCAAGGCAGTGTGTGTTTGGACGATGTCGACGTTCGATCGCTACGGTTGCACGATCTTCGCCGCAGCATCGCCCTGGTGACGCAAACCACGGAATTGTTCAACGAAACGATTGCCTACAACATTGCCTATGGTAGTGAAAACGCCACACAAGAAGAGATTGTCGAAGCGGCGAAACTGGCTCACGCAGACCATTTCATCACCACGGAACTACCCGATCAGTATGACACGCGGATCGGACACAACGGTTTGCGATTGAGCGGCGGGCAACGCCAACGCATTGCCCTGGCCCGAGCTTTATTGCGGAAGCCTGAGATATTAATTCTCGATGAAGCGACGAGCCAAGTGGATGCCAAGAGCGAGCAATTGATCTATCAAACCTTGCAAGAGTCCTGTCAAAACTGCACCGTCATCTTCATTACCCATCGATCCACGATGCTTGACATGGCCGACATCTTGTTGAATTTTGAACACGGCACGATGCGAATTGACCGCAACCTCACTCACAACCGCTACGCCGCATAA